A portion of the Terriglobia bacterium genome contains these proteins:
- a CDS encoding prolyl oligopeptidase family serine peptidase, which produces MKRTAAVLSMLFCLGGVQAQDTETYVLHQAVSNRETIVYTRVIRFDDQKHLFHVRDYYENGRIQMNAFYASFDKRVKEQYQCNYRSNTKEGPYTEWHRNGRMRFEGHFTRGRLNGASTAWYESGQKEAEENWLNGQLHGRVRYWSEKGDLQFDSTFWHGMNRHRRNVSYRYVSYLPKDYEADAAKKWPLVIYLHGGSDRGTDLNKLYSSGIPDQVYRGREFPFIMLAPQCPEHLRWSTDDWFENFYKEATARYRIDTDRIYLTGPSLGGSGTWYIAARYPEKFAAIAPISGFTSHLDYIDKNIDKLVDMPVWAFHGKLDTVVPFEETERLVRRLEGRNRNLRFSAEPDLGHWIHWQVYPGREIYDWFLRYDRRARK; this is translated from the coding sequence ATGAAACGAACTGCCGCCGTTCTCTCGATGCTGTTCTGCCTGGGGGGAGTGCAGGCCCAGGACACCGAAACCTACGTATTGCACCAGGCCGTCTCGAATCGCGAGACGATCGTCTACACGCGCGTCATTCGCTTCGACGACCAGAAGCACCTGTTCCACGTCCGGGACTACTACGAGAACGGACGAATCCAGATGAACGCCTTCTACGCCTCCTTCGACAAACGGGTGAAGGAGCAGTATCAGTGCAACTACCGCTCGAATACCAAGGAAGGGCCGTACACGGAATGGCACCGGAACGGGCGCATGAGATTCGAGGGCCATTTCACGCGGGGCAGGCTGAACGGCGCGAGCACCGCCTGGTACGAGAGCGGGCAGAAGGAAGCGGAGGAGAACTGGCTCAACGGGCAGTTGCACGGCCGGGTCAGGTACTGGTCCGAGAAGGGGGATCTGCAGTTCGATTCGACGTTCTGGCACGGCATGAACCGGCATCGCAGGAACGTCAGCTATCGATACGTGTCGTACCTCCCGAAGGACTACGAGGCGGACGCCGCCAAGAAGTGGCCGCTTGTCATCTACCTGCACGGAGGTTCGGACAGGGGGACCGACCTTAACAAGCTGTACTCGTCCGGGATCCCCGATCAGGTATACAGGGGACGGGAGTTCCCGTTCATCATGCTCGCCCCGCAATGTCCGGAGCATCTCAGGTGGTCGACCGATGACTGGTTCGAGAACTTCTACAAGGAAGCGACCGCCAGGTACAGGATCGACACCGACAGGATCTATCTGACCGGGCCGAGCCTCGGCGGTTCGGGCACCTGGTACATCGCCGCGCGGTATCCCGAGAAGTTTGCGGCCATCGCCCCGATCAGCGGATTCACGAGCCATCTCGACTACATCGACAAGAACATCGACAAGCTGGTCGACATGCCTGTCTGGGCCTTCCACGGGAAGCTGGATACCGTCGTCCCTTTCGAAGAAACCGAGCGACTCGTCAGGAGACTGGAGGGAAGGAACCGGAACCTGAGATTCTCGGCTGAACCGGATCTCGGCCACTGGATCCATTGGCAGGTCTATCCGGGCCGGGAGATCTACGACTGGTTCCTGCGATACGACAGGCGAGCGAGGAAGTGA